The following coding sequences are from one uncultured Bacteroides sp. window:
- a CDS encoding helix-hairpin-helix domain-containing protein yields the protein MYCKKAILAVLVSELLAIFNVKGQNTNVNSWEDILEEVSSDEEDKNWDDEIEELSQRIQEPINLNSATKEQLEEFPFLNDKQIENILAYVYIDGPMQTLYELQLVYGMDRKTIQYLIPFVCAKPIEKKEPLPNLKKILSRGKNELLTRFDIPFYTRKGYQSSYLGPSIYHSLRYKFHYKENIYWGITAEKDAGEPFFARHNIKGYDYYSFYFFIKNIRNLKALALGNYRLSFGQGLIISNNYLLGKRISASTVGMRSGGVKKHSSTDEYNYFHGVAATVAINRFTLSSFYSHRSMDGIITDDSITSITKTGLHRTEKEASRRNAFTMQMMGSNLTYSKNAFRLGITGIYYFFNKLYEPQIREYSKYNIRGNKFYNIGFDYRYRRNRFDFSGELGLGKSGGIAMLNIIRYSPSENSNLVLIHRYYAYNYWAMYARSFSEGGAVQNENGWYLAGDITPFRYWKFFCSIDFFSFPWLKYGVDKPSSGFDGLLQTTYSPYNNLSMYLRCRYKLKEKNYRDEDKIKKVLPLHHYSFRYQLNYSVSDHLALKTVVDYNVIYPQGVKESRGLQLTETLSYTFHHFPLKCGLHGVWFHTDDYSSRTYSYERGMLYSFSIPSFYGRGTRLAVNTRYDIDKKWMILAKIGQTKYNDRDQIGSGKDVIDSNKKIDFQMQVRYKF from the coding sequence ATGTATTGTAAAAAGGCTATTTTAGCCGTTTTAGTTAGTGAACTATTGGCTATTTTTAATGTAAAAGGGCAGAACACAAACGTAAATTCTTGGGAAGATATATTAGAGGAAGTTTCTTCTGATGAGGAGGATAAAAATTGGGATGATGAAATAGAAGAGCTTTCTCAACGTATACAGGAGCCTATTAATTTAAACAGTGCTACAAAAGAACAATTAGAAGAGTTTCCTTTTTTGAATGATAAGCAGATAGAAAACATATTGGCCTATGTTTATATCGATGGTCCTATGCAAACTTTATATGAATTGCAATTAGTTTATGGGATGGATCGAAAAACGATTCAATATCTAATTCCTTTTGTTTGTGCTAAGCCCATTGAAAAGAAAGAGCCTTTACCTAATCTAAAAAAAATCTTATCGAGAGGAAAAAATGAATTACTTACTCGTTTTGATATTCCTTTTTATACTCGTAAAGGATATCAATCTTCTTATCTTGGTCCTTCTATTTATCATTCTTTACGTTATAAGTTCCATTATAAAGAAAATATATATTGGGGAATTACTGCTGAAAAAGATGCCGGTGAACCTTTCTTTGCAAGGCACAATATCAAGGGATATGATTACTATTCGTTCTATTTCTTTATAAAAAATATTCGTAACCTGAAAGCCTTGGCCTTGGGCAATTATCGACTTAGCTTTGGTCAAGGGTTAATTATTAGTAATAATTATTTGCTTGGAAAAAGAATTTCAGCTTCTACTGTAGGAATGAGGAGTGGGGGAGTAAAGAAACACTCATCAACAGACGAATATAATTATTTTCATGGGGTAGCGGCAACTGTAGCTATTAATCGTTTCACTTTATCTTCTTTCTATTCTCATCGTTCTATGGATGGGATCATAACTGATGACAGTATAACTTCTATAACTAAAACCGGACTTCATAGAACAGAAAAAGAAGCTTCTCGACGTAATGCTTTTACAATGCAGATGATGGGAAGTAATCTTACTTATTCAAAAAATGCTTTTCGATTAGGTATAACAGGTATTTATTATTTCTTTAATAAATTATATGAACCTCAAATAAGAGAATATTCTAAGTATAATATTCGTGGAAATAAGTTTTATAACATAGGTTTCGATTATAGATACAGACGAAATAGATTTGACTTTTCTGGAGAGTTGGGTTTAGGAAAAAGCGGAGGAATTGCCATGTTGAATATTATTAGATATAGTCCGTCCGAGAATTCTAATTTAGTACTTATTCATAGATATTACGCTTATAATTATTGGGCTATGTATGCTCGTTCATTTTCAGAAGGAGGAGCTGTTCAAAATGAAAATGGTTGGTATTTAGCCGGAGATATTACTCCATTTCGTTATTGGAAATTCTTTTGTTCGATTGATTTTTTTTCTTTTCCTTGGTTAAAATATGGAGTAGATAAACCATCGTCAGGATTTGATGGATTGTTACAAACCACCTATTCTCCATATAATAATCTTTCGATGTATTTACGTTGTCGGTATAAATTAAAAGAGAAAAATTATAGGGATGAGGATAAGATAAAAAAAGTTCTTCCGTTACATCATTATTCCTTTCGTTATCAGTTAAACTATTCTGTATCTGATCATTTAGCTCTAAAAACGGTTGTAGACTATAATGTTATCTATCCTCAGGGAGTGAAGGAGAGTAGAGGGCTTCAATTAACTGAAACATTATCTTATACCTTTCATCATTTTCCTTTAAAATGTGGTTTACATGGAGTTTGGTTTCATACTGATGATTATTCTTCACGTACCTATTCATATGAACGGGGTATGCTCTATTCTTTCTCTATTCCTTCTTTTTATGGTAGAGGTACTCGTTTAGCTGTTAATACTCGTTATGATATTGATAAAAAATGGATGATTTTAGCAAAAATAGGGCAGACAAAATATAATGATCGAGATCAGATTGGATCAGGTAAGGATGTGATAGATAGTAATAAAAAGATTGACTTTCAAATGCAAGTGCGTTATAAGTTCTAG
- a CDS encoding rubrerythrin: protein MTKSIKGTQTEKNLMHSFAGESQARMRYTYFASAAKKEGFEQIAAIFTETADQEKEHAKRMFKYLEGGMVEITASFPAGVIGSTLENLQAAAAGEHEEWSLDYPHFADVAEEEGFREIAGMYRNIAKAEKAHEERYLAFVKNIETASVFAKEGEVLWQCRNCGYIHSGTKAPKACPACLHPQSYFEVKKENY, encoded by the coding sequence ATGACTAAAAGTATTAAAGGAACTCAAACAGAGAAAAATTTGATGCATTCATTTGCCGGAGAATCACAGGCAAGAATGCGTTACACTTATTTTGCAAGTGCTGCAAAAAAAGAGGGATTTGAACAAATTGCTGCAATTTTCACTGAAACAGCAGATCAAGAAAAAGAGCATGCTAAACGGATGTTTAAGTATCTTGAAGGAGGAATGGTAGAGATCACAGCTAGTTTTCCTGCAGGAGTTATTGGTAGTACTCTTGAAAATCTTCAGGCAGCAGCAGCGGGAGAACACGAAGAATGGAGTTTAGACTATCCTCATTTTGCTGATGTGGCCGAAGAAGAAGGTTTTCGTGAAATAGCAGGAATGTATCGTAACATTGCTAAAGCAGAAAAAGCTCATGAAGAAAGATACCTTGCTTTCGTGAAGAATATTGAAACAGCTTCTGTTTTTGCAAAAGAGGGAGAAGTGCTTTGGCAATGTCGCAATTGCGGTTATATTCATTCGGGTACTAAGGCTCCAAAAGCGTGTCCGGCATGTTTGCATCCACAATCTTATTTTGAAGTAAAGAAAGAAAATTATTAA
- the sulP gene encoding sulfate permease translates to MRAFEFKPRLLVTLKNYSKETFMADLMSGIIVGIVALPLAIAFGIASGVSPEKGIITAIIAGFIISLLGGSKIQIGGPTGAFIVIVYGVIQQYGEAGLIIATIMAGALLILLGAFKLGAIIKFIPYPIIVGFTSGIAVTIFTTQIADIFGLSFGGEKVPGDFIGKWLLYFKHFDTINWWNTIVSIASIAIIAFTPRFSKKIPGSLIAIIFITFVVYLLKNYAGIDSIHTIGDRFSINAELPKAVVPVLTWESMKGLFPVAITIAVLGAIESLLSATVADGVIGDKHDSNTELIAQGAANIIAPLFGGIPATGAIARTMTNINNGGKTPIAGIIHAAILLLILLFLMPLAQYIPMACLAGVLVVVSYNMSEWRTFRTLMKNPKSDITVLLITFFLTIIFDLTIAIEVGLVIACLLFMRRVAETTEISVLTDEINPNEELDIAVHEENLIIPESVEVYEINGPYFFGIATKFEEQMVQLNDRPKVRIIRMRKVPFIDSTGIHNLTNLCRMSKKEKITIVLSGVNEKVHKTLERSGFNDLLGEENICDNINIALERAKEIINE, encoded by the coding sequence ATGAGAGCATTTGAATTTAAACCAAGACTACTGGTTACTTTAAAAAATTATTCAAAAGAAACATTTATGGCGGACTTGATGTCCGGCATTATCGTAGGTATTGTTGCTCTTCCTTTAGCTATAGCTTTTGGAATTGCTTCAGGAGTATCTCCGGAAAAAGGTATTATTACTGCTATCATAGCAGGATTTATCATCTCTTTGCTTGGTGGAAGCAAAATACAGATCGGAGGACCAACCGGAGCTTTCATTGTGATTGTATATGGAGTTATCCAACAATATGGAGAAGCTGGGCTAATTATTGCCACTATTATGGCAGGAGCTTTATTAATCTTGCTCGGTGCTTTTAAACTAGGAGCGATCATCAAATTTATCCCCTACCCTATTATAGTTGGTTTTACAAGCGGTATTGCCGTCACTATTTTTACAACACAGATTGCGGATATTTTTGGCTTAAGTTTTGGAGGAGAAAAAGTTCCGGGTGATTTTATTGGCAAATGGTTACTCTATTTTAAACATTTTGATACTATCAATTGGTGGAATACCATTGTTAGTATAGCAAGTATTGCAATCATCGCCTTTACTCCCCGATTCTCTAAAAAAATTCCCGGTTCGCTAATCGCCATTATTTTTATAACATTCGTTGTTTATCTATTAAAAAATTATGCAGGCATTGACAGTATCCATACTATTGGTGATCGATTTAGCATTAATGCCGAATTACCCAAAGCCGTAGTTCCTGTGTTGACATGGGAGTCAATGAAAGGTCTTTTTCCTGTTGCCATAACAATCGCTGTGTTAGGAGCAATAGAGTCTCTCTTATCAGCAACAGTTGCCGATGGAGTTATCGGAGATAAGCATGACTCTAACACAGAATTAATAGCTCAGGGAGCTGCTAATATCATTGCTCCGCTTTTCGGAGGTATTCCTGCCACAGGTGCCATAGCACGTACTATGACAAATATTAATAATGGAGGGAAAACACCTATTGCAGGAATCATCCATGCGGCTATTTTATTACTGATATTGCTATTTCTCATGCCTCTGGCACAATACATTCCAATGGCTTGTCTGGCAGGGGTGCTCGTTGTAGTATCTTACAATATGAGTGAATGGCGTACTTTCAGAACATTAATGAAAAATCCTAAGTCGGATATCACTGTTTTGCTCATCACCTTTTTCCTGACTATCATCTTTGATTTGACCATAGCTATTGAAGTAGGCTTAGTCATAGCCTGTTTGCTCTTTATGCGCCGTGTAGCAGAAACCACAGAGATATCGGTTCTTACAGACGAAATAAACCCAAACGAAGAACTAGATATCGCTGTGCATGAAGAAAATTTGATAATTCCCGAAAGTGTAGAAGTATACGAAATCAACGGTCCATATTTCTTTGGTATAGCAACGAAGTTTGAAGAACAAATGGTTCAACTCAACGACCGGCCTAAAGTGCGCATCATCCGAATGCGTAAAGTACCTTTTATTGATTCGACCGGTATACACAATCTAACAAATCTTTGTCGCATGTCGAAAAAGGAAAAAATAACCATTGTTCTTTCAGGTGTAAATGAAAAGGTACATAAAACACTTGAAAGATCAGGGTTTAATGATTTATTAGGAGAAGAAAATATCTGTGATAATATCAATATAGCTTTAGAAAGAGCTAAAGAAATTATTAACGAATAA
- a CDS encoding RNA polymerase sigma-70 factor, protein MHNDLTDIEQINKLNATTFHLLYKNYYKALVNYSAQFVDNYDAAEDITQDLFSKLWEQKITFKSLASFRIYLYNSIRNSSLDYLKHKNVESGYLQKVANMHEPYQLWESNEEDLWTEEVYRQLFLTIDELPKRCREVFLMYMNGKSNEEISTALYISIETVKTQKKRGMAFLRKKLNKNAFFLLQILLV, encoded by the coding sequence ATGCATAACGATTTGACGGATATTGAGCAAATTAACAAGCTGAATGCAACAACCTTTCATCTGCTTTATAAAAACTATTATAAGGCATTAGTTAATTATTCTGCTCAATTTGTTGATAATTATGATGCTGCGGAAGACATCACACAAGATCTATTTTCTAAATTATGGGAACAGAAAATAACTTTCAAATCCCTCGCATCTTTTAGAATATATCTTTATAATTCGATACGTAATTCTTCATTAGATTATTTGAAGCACAAAAACGTAGAGAGCGGCTATTTGCAAAAAGTAGCCAATATGCATGAGCCTTATCAACTTTGGGAAAGCAATGAAGAAGATTTATGGACTGAAGAGGTTTATCGCCAATTATTTCTTACTATTGATGAGTTGCCTAAACGCTGTAGGGAAGTTTTTCTAATGTATATGAATGGTAAGAGCAATGAAGAAATATCTACTGCCCTATATATTTCAATCGAAACAGTAAAAACACAGAAAAAGAGAGGAATGGCGTTTTTACGAAAGAAACTGAATAAGAACGCTTTTTTTCTGCTTCAAATACTTCTTGTTTGA
- a CDS encoding radical SAM protein yields MPTIIYPSPIFGPVHSRRLGVSLGINLLPSDGKVCSFDCIYCECGFNEEHKASNPLPTRKEVKEALENKLKEMSVSGPVPDVLTFAGNGEPSCHPHFPEIIEDTLALRDAYFPKAKVSVLSNSTFIHRPAVFTALSKVDNNILKLDTVNDDYIQYLDRPAKNYSVSEVIDNLKKFEGNCIIQTMFLKGSYQGRNMDNTSDQYVLPWLETVKQIAPKQVMIYTIDRETPDHDLEKALPEELDRIVSLLAKENIPATASY; encoded by the coding sequence ATGCCAACAATAATCTATCCTTCTCCTATTTTCGGCCCTGTTCATTCCCGCCGATTGGGTGTTTCATTAGGAATCAATCTATTACCTTCGGATGGAAAAGTCTGTTCTTTTGATTGCATTTATTGTGAATGCGGATTTAATGAAGAACATAAAGCGTCGAATCCTTTGCCTACTCGGAAAGAGGTTAAGGAGGCACTAGAAAATAAATTAAAAGAGATGAGTGTATCCGGTCCTGTTCCGGACGTGCTTACTTTTGCGGGTAATGGAGAGCCTTCCTGCCATCCACATTTTCCTGAAATTATAGAGGATACGCTTGCACTACGTGATGCCTATTTTCCTAAAGCGAAAGTAAGTGTATTGAGTAATTCTACCTTTATTCATCGTCCGGCAGTGTTTACTGCTCTTTCGAAGGTAGACAATAATATTTTGAAGCTTGATACGGTGAATGATGATTATATCCAATATCTTGATCGTCCGGCTAAAAACTATTCCGTTTCGGAGGTCATTGATAATCTTAAAAAATTTGAAGGTAATTGTATTATCCAAACAATGTTTTTAAAAGGAAGTTATCAAGGACGGAATATGGATAACACTTCTGATCAATATGTGCTTCCATGGCTTGAGACTGTGAAACAAATAGCTCCTAAGCAAGTGATGATTTATACCATTGATCGTGAGACTCCTGACCATGATCTGGAAAAAGCTTTGCCTGAAGAGCTAGACAGGATTGTTTCTCTACTTGCTAAAGAAAACATCCCTGCCACAGCTTCTTATTGA